In Brassica rapa cultivar Chiifu-401-42 chromosome A06, CAAS_Brap_v3.01, whole genome shotgun sequence, a single window of DNA contains:
- the LOC103871830 gene encoding NLR family CARD domain-containing protein 3 isoform X1: MASSSSTSSLYLHSLPKASSRLGQWKNGCLGGSVSNHRLFASPGVFLQKRPRLLAIRASSEGGSRRRVYKESQAATGFPNAKVQQIASSVLPVGSFVVVTFVLWKVVEKFMSPKSSSPGEGKASTQGVKWSIGAGTNLLQGFAAKVDREAKQRLNEFAKELRAFRSVDMSGCNFGDEGLFFLAESLGYNQTLEEVSFSANGITAAGVKAFDGVLQSNIMLKVLNLSGNPIGDEGVKTLCATLMENSSIEKLQLNSTDLGDEGAKELAELLKRNSTLRVIELNNNMIDYSGFTSLAGALLENNTIRHLHLNGNYGGALGANALAKGLEGNKSLRELHLHGNSIGDEGIRALMAGLSSHKGKLALLDLGNNSITAKGAFYVAEYIKRSKSLVWLNLYMNDIGDEGAEKVADALKQNRSIATIDIGGNNIHAEGVNAIAQALKDNSIITTLEVGYNPIGPDGAKALSEILKFHGNIKTLKLGWCQIASKGAEYVADMLRYNNTISVLDLRANGLRDEGASCLARSLKVVNEALTSVDLGFNEIRDDGAFAIAQALKANEDVTVTSINLGNNFITKFGQSALTDARDHVLEMTEKEVEIYF, from the exons ATGGCGTCATCTTCTTCCACCAGCTCTCTCTATCTCCACTCTCTCCCGAAG GCTTCTTCCAGGTTGGGCCAATGGAAGAATGGGTGTCTGGGTGGGTCCGTTTCAAACCACCGGTTGTTTGCTTCTCCGGGGGTGTTTCTTCAGAAAAGGCCGAGACTTTTGGCGATCAGAGCTTCATCAGAGGGAGGCTCGAGGCGTAGGGTTTACAAGGAGTCACAGGCAGCTACTGGGTTTCCTAACGCTAAAGTTCAGCAGATTGCTTCTTCCGTCTTGCCCGTTGGCTCATTCGTTGTCGTCACTTTCG TTTTGTGGAAAGTGGTTGAGAAGTTCATGTCCCCAAAGTCTTCTTCTCCTGGAGAAGGGAAAGCTTCTACGCAGGGAGTGAAATGGTCGATCGGTGCTGGTACTAATCTGTTACAAGGGTTTGCTGCAAAGGTTGATAGGGAAGCCAAGCAGAGGCTTAATGAGTTCGCTAAAGAACTCAGAGCGTTCAGAAGTGTTGACATGTCAG GATGCAACTTTGGAGATGAAGGATTATTCTTTCTAGCTGAAAGCCTTGGGTATAATCAG ACTTTAGAGGAAGTCAGTTTTTCTGCAAATGGAATTACAGCTGCAGGAGTTAAAGCCTTTGATGGTGTTCTTCAGTCAAATATTATGTTGAAGGTTCTCAACCTCTCTGGAAACCCCATTGGTGATGAAGGAGTTAAG ACTTTATGTGCTACATTGATGGAAAATTCTAGCATCGAGAAACTTCAGCTAAACAGTACTGATTTAGGAGACGAG GGGGCGAAAGAACTTGCAGAGTTGTTGAAGAGAAACTCAACCTTGAGGGTTATTGAGCTAAACAATAACATGATTGACTAttct GGATTCACAAGTCTTGCTGGTGCTCTTCTTGAGAATAATACAATACGACATTTACATCTCAA TGGAAACTATGGTGGTGCTTTGGGTGCCAATGCTTTAGCTAAAGGACTTGAGGGTAACAAGTCTTTACGG GAACTTCATTTGCATGGAAACTCAATCGGAGATGAAGGGATTCGCGCTTTGATGGCTGGTCTATCTTCCCacaaag GGAAACTGGCTCTGCTTGACCTCGGTAACAACTCCATCACCGCAAAAGGTGCCTTCTACGTAGCAGAGTACATCAAGAGAAGCAAGAGCTTGGTTTGGTTGAACCTGTACATGAATGATATAGGCGATGAG GGAGCTGAAAAGGTTGCAGATGCTCTGAAGCAAAACCGTTCAATTGCAACCATTGACATT ggTGGAAATAACATCCATGCAGAGGGAGTTAATGCTATAGCTCAAGCTCTGAAAGATAATTCAATTATTACGACG TTAGAGGTTGGTTATAATCCCATAGGACCCGACGGAGCAAAAGCATTATCCGAAATTCTCAAGTTCCATGGAAATATAAAGACGCTCAAGCTTGGTTGGTGCCAG ATAGCGTCTAAGGGTGCTGAGTACGTTGCAGACATGCTGAGATATAACAACACGATCTCGGTTTTGGACTTGCGGGCAAATGGACTTCGAGATGAG GGCGCTTCTTGCTTAGCTCGGAGCTTAAAAGTAGTTAATGAAGCTCTGACATCAGTGGACTTAGGCTTCAATGAAATACGG GATGATGGAGCATTCGCCATTGCTCAAGCTCTAAAGGCTAATGAAGATGTCACGGTTACATCTATAAACCTGGGGAACAACTTCATCACCAAGTTTGGACAG AGTGCTCTCACGGACGCTAGAGACCATGTTCTTGAGATGACTGAAAAGGAAGTAGAGATTTACTTCTAG
- the LOC103871830 gene encoding NLR family CARD domain-containing protein 3 isoform X2, translating into MGVWVGPFQTTGCLLLRGCFFRKGRDFWRSELHQREARGVGFTRSHRQLLGFLTLKFSRLLLPSCPLAHSLSSLSLTVLWKVVEKFMSPKSSSPGEGKASTQGVKWSIGAGTNLLQGFAAKVDREAKQRLNEFAKELRAFRSVDMSGCNFGDEGLFFLAESLGYNQTLEEVSFSANGITAAGVKAFDGVLQSNIMLKVLNLSGNPIGDEGVKTLCATLMENSSIEKLQLNSTDLGDEGAKELAELLKRNSTLRVIELNNNMIDYSGFTSLAGALLENNTIRHLHLNGNYGGALGANALAKGLEGNKSLRELHLHGNSIGDEGIRALMAGLSSHKGKLALLDLGNNSITAKGAFYVAEYIKRSKSLVWLNLYMNDIGDEGAEKVADALKQNRSIATIDIGGNNIHAEGVNAIAQALKDNSIITTLEVGYNPIGPDGAKALSEILKFHGNIKTLKLGWCQIASKGAEYVADMLRYNNTISVLDLRANGLRDEGASCLARSLKVVNEALTSVDLGFNEIRDDGAFAIAQALKANEDVTVTSINLGNNFITKFGQSALTDARDHVLEMTEKEVEIYF; encoded by the exons ATGGGTGTCTGGGTGGGTCCGTTTCAAACCACCGGTTGTTTGCTTCTCCGGGGGTGTTTCTTCAGAAAAGGCCGAGACTTTTGGCGATCAGAGCTTCATCAGAGGGAGGCTCGAGGCGTAGGGTTTACAAGGAGTCACAGGCAGCTACTGGGTTTCCTAACGCTAAAGTTCAGCAGATTGCTTCTTCCGTCTTGCCCGTTGGCTCATTCGTTGTCGTCACTTTCG CTGACAGTTTTGTGGAAAGTGGTTGAGAAGTTCATGTCCCCAAAGTCTTCTTCTCCTGGAGAAGGGAAAGCTTCTACGCAGGGAGTGAAATGGTCGATCGGTGCTGGTACTAATCTGTTACAAGGGTTTGCTGCAAAGGTTGATAGGGAAGCCAAGCAGAGGCTTAATGAGTTCGCTAAAGAACTCAGAGCGTTCAGAAGTGTTGACATGTCAG GATGCAACTTTGGAGATGAAGGATTATTCTTTCTAGCTGAAAGCCTTGGGTATAATCAG ACTTTAGAGGAAGTCAGTTTTTCTGCAAATGGAATTACAGCTGCAGGAGTTAAAGCCTTTGATGGTGTTCTTCAGTCAAATATTATGTTGAAGGTTCTCAACCTCTCTGGAAACCCCATTGGTGATGAAGGAGTTAAG ACTTTATGTGCTACATTGATGGAAAATTCTAGCATCGAGAAACTTCAGCTAAACAGTACTGATTTAGGAGACGAG GGGGCGAAAGAACTTGCAGAGTTGTTGAAGAGAAACTCAACCTTGAGGGTTATTGAGCTAAACAATAACATGATTGACTAttct GGATTCACAAGTCTTGCTGGTGCTCTTCTTGAGAATAATACAATACGACATTTACATCTCAA TGGAAACTATGGTGGTGCTTTGGGTGCCAATGCTTTAGCTAAAGGACTTGAGGGTAACAAGTCTTTACGG GAACTTCATTTGCATGGAAACTCAATCGGAGATGAAGGGATTCGCGCTTTGATGGCTGGTCTATCTTCCCacaaag GGAAACTGGCTCTGCTTGACCTCGGTAACAACTCCATCACCGCAAAAGGTGCCTTCTACGTAGCAGAGTACATCAAGAGAAGCAAGAGCTTGGTTTGGTTGAACCTGTACATGAATGATATAGGCGATGAG GGAGCTGAAAAGGTTGCAGATGCTCTGAAGCAAAACCGTTCAATTGCAACCATTGACATT ggTGGAAATAACATCCATGCAGAGGGAGTTAATGCTATAGCTCAAGCTCTGAAAGATAATTCAATTATTACGACG TTAGAGGTTGGTTATAATCCCATAGGACCCGACGGAGCAAAAGCATTATCCGAAATTCTCAAGTTCCATGGAAATATAAAGACGCTCAAGCTTGGTTGGTGCCAG ATAGCGTCTAAGGGTGCTGAGTACGTTGCAGACATGCTGAGATATAACAACACGATCTCGGTTTTGGACTTGCGGGCAAATGGACTTCGAGATGAG GGCGCTTCTTGCTTAGCTCGGAGCTTAAAAGTAGTTAATGAAGCTCTGACATCAGTGGACTTAGGCTTCAATGAAATACGG GATGATGGAGCATTCGCCATTGCTCAAGCTCTAAAGGCTAATGAAGATGTCACGGTTACATCTATAAACCTGGGGAACAACTTCATCACCAAGTTTGGACAG AGTGCTCTCACGGACGCTAGAGACCATGTTCTTGAGATGACTGAAAAGGAAGTAGAGATTTACTTCTAG
- the LOC103871831 gene encoding protein PLASTID REDOX INSENSITIVE 2, chloroplastic, producing the protein MASSDVALLSSRIQFRSSSSIRYALPTIFNLSSPAASSCATKSTQFLKRRLRAKSTNFSLSSLPRRRFVCRAAEYKFPDPIPEFAEAETKKFRDHMAKKLSKRDLFEDSVDEIVGVCTEIFETFLRSEYGGPGTLLVVPFIDMADTLNERELPGGPQAARAAIKWAQDHVDKDWKEWTGTD; encoded by the exons ATGGCTTCTTCAGACGTAGCTCTTCTCTCTTCTAGGATTCAATTTCGTTCATCCTCGTCCATCCGTTATGCTCTTCCAACAATCTTCAATCTCTCTTCACCAGCTGCGAGTTCGTGCGCAACCAAATCGACCCAGTTTCTTAAACGGCGTTTGAGAGCCAAATCGACGAACTTTTCTCTTTCTTCGTTGCCTCGGAGACGGTTCGTATGCAGAGCTGCGGAGTACAAGTTCCCGGATCCAATACCCGAATTCGCCGAAGCT GAGACTAAGAAGTTCAGGGACCATATGGCAAAGAAACTATCAAAGAGGGATCTTTTTGAAGACTCTGTTGATGAGATTGTCGGAGTCTGCACTGAG ATCTTCGAGACGTTCTTGCGGAGCGAGTATGGAGGACCTGGAACACTCTTGGTCGTACCCTTCATCGACATGGCTGATACTCTCAATGAACGGGAACTGCCTGGAGGTCCACAAGCCGCTCGTGCAGCTATCAAATGGGCTCAGGATCATGTAGACAAAGATTGGAAGGAATGGACCGGCACTGATTAG
- the LOC103871832 gene encoding U-box domain-containing protein 18 produces MIHSKTGFSRRILTFPAVQPCKSISVTTLLDSLIQLAGDILTFKQKHFSTNKRSFQKTIRQIQNLAIVLEEIRIRVGSPRRYFPGVSSLSEIHVIFQKLKFLLEDCTRDGARVCMLMSSDQVSDHLQVLTLSISTSLSSFPVSFVDLPSEVNELIDLVVQQARKHVVRPDSDDKKVIDSVNQVLALFENRVSPDPDEINRILDHVGIRTWGDCVKEVNFLGEEIEAERLENKKKNNNSNNARVELLSSLMGFICYCRCVILNKRDHHLHRDESELRVHEDLFRGIKVEDLLCPISLEIMTDPVVIETGHTYDRSSITKWFGSGNITCPKTGKILTSTELVNNVSVSHVIQKHCRANGVVLAINSRKRKSHGDVAPDSLAAKGAGRLIARFLTSELITNGDEETVYRALREIRVLTKTGSFNRSCLVEAGCVSPLINLLASEDSRIQENAMAALLNLSKHAAGKGEIAGEGLGLIVEILNEGDKTETRLYAASALFYLSSVEDYSLLIGENADAIPGLMRIVTGDEFGDSAKRNALLAVMGLLMQPENHWRVLAAGAVPALLDLLRDEETGGELTADCLATLAKLAEYPDGTIGVIRRGGLKLAVKILSSSEASPAVKQHCVGLVLNLCLNAGNDVVGVLVKDSVVMGSLYTVISNGEYGGSKKASALIRMIHEYQERKTGSVEPSFQRGRFIHAW; encoded by the coding sequence ATGATCCACTCTAAAACCGGGTTTAGTCGCCGGATCCTGACATTCCCAGCTGTGCAACCATGCAAATCAATCTCCGTAACCACGCTACTCGACTCGCTGATCCAACTCGCCGGCGACATCCTCACGTTCAAGCAGAAACACTTCTCCACCAACAAACGAAGCTTCCAAAAAACCATCAGGCAGATCCAAAACCTAGCTATCGTCTTGGAAGAGATCCGGATCCGAGTCGGGTCTCCAAGACGCTACTTTCCCGGCGTCTCGAGCCTCTCGGAAATCCACGTCATCTTCCAGAAACTCAAGTTCCTTCTAGAAGACTGCACGAGAGACGGAGCTAGAGTATGTATGTTGATGAGCTCAGATCAAGTCTCGGATCATCTCCAGGTCCTGACTCTATCCATTTCCACTAGCCTCAGCTCGTTTCCTGTCTCGTTCGTTGACTTACCGAGCGAAGTCAACGAGTTGATCGACCTAGTGGTGCAACAAGCCCGTAAACACGTAGTCCGACCCGACTCGGACGATAAAAAGGTTATAGATTCCGTTAATCAAGTACTTGCTCTGTTCGAGAATAGAGTCAGCCCTGATCCGGATGAAATAAACCGGATCTTGGATCACGTAGGGATTCGAACATGGGGAGATTGCGTTAAAGAAGTAAACTTTCTCGGAGAAGAGATAGAAGCGGAGCGGTtagagaataagaagaagaataatAATAGTAACAACGCTAGAGTCGAGCTTCTCAGCAGCTTAATGGGGTTCATATGCTATTGCAGATGCGTGATACTGAACAAGAgagatcatcatcttcatcgtgATGAAAGCGAGTTGCGTGTTCATGAAGATTTGTTTCGAGGAATAAAAGTTGAGGATCTTCTCTGCCCGATTTCTCTAGAGATCATGACGGATCCTGTGGTCATAGAAACAGGGCACACGTACGATCGGAGCTCCATCACGAAATGGTTCGGATCCGGGAACATCACGTGCCCCAAAACCGGAAAGATCCTGACCAGTACCGAGTTGGTTAACAACGTTTCCGTGAGCCACGTGATCCAAAAGCACTGCAGAGCAAACGGCGTCGTTTTGGCGATCAATAGTCGAAAAAGAAAAAGTCACGGTGACGTGGCGCCAGATAGTTTAGCCGCGAAAGGAGCAGGAAGACTCATCGCGAGGTTTCTCACTTCAGAGCTGATAACAAACGGGGATGAAGAGACGGTTTACAGAGCTCTAAGAGAGATTCGCGTTCTGACCAAGACAGGTAGTTTTAATAGATCTTGTCTGGTCGAAGCTGGCTGCGTGAGTCCGCTTATAAACCTTCTGGCTTCAGAAGACTCGAGGATTCAAGAAAACGCAATGGCTGCGCTATTGAATCTCTCTAAACACGCCGCCGGGAAAGGTGAGATCGCAGGAGAAGGGTTGGGGCTCATCGTGGAGATTCTCAACGAAGGAGATAAAACAGAGACGAGGCTATACGCTGCTTCTGCTCTGTTTTATCTCTCTTCCGTCGAAGACTACAGCTTACTCATCGGTGAAAACGCAGACGCGATTCCTGGACTGATGAGGATCGTTACAGGGGACGAGTTCGGCGACTCGGCGAAACGCAACGCGTTGCTCGCGGTTATGGGTTTGCTGATGCAACCCGAAAACCACTGGCGCGTCCTCGCCGCCGGAGCTGTTCCGGCTCTTCTCGATCTGCTGAGAGACGAGGAAACGGGAGGTGAGCTCACGGCGGATTGTTTAGCGACGCTGGCGAAGTTGGCGGAGTATCCCGACGGGACGATTGGTGTGATCCGTCGCGGCGGGTTGAAACTCGCGGTGAAGATTTTgtcttcttctgaagcttcgCCGGCGGTGAAACAGCACTGTGTTGGTTTGGTTCTGAACCTGTGTCTTAACGCGGGGAACGACGTCGTTGGGGTTCTTGTGAAGGACTCGGTGGTGATGGGGTCGCTTTACACGGTGATAAGTAACGGCGAATATGGGGGAAGCAAAAAGGCTAGTGCGCTTATCAGAATGATTCATGAGTACCAGGAGAGGAAAACCGGTTCAGTTGAACCGAGTTTTCAAAGAGGACGGTTCATCCACGCATGGTGA